Proteins encoded by one window of Bacillota bacterium:
- a CDS encoding VOC family protein — protein sequence MVGVEIDMVITDSLKALELYEKVFDIERVEVSDFPKGENEVIFTLYGVRFHMLDENSKFGLKAPNPNEPKSIWFNILVPDIKETFSKAISAGCAEVQPVTELPDYGVSNGIFRDAFGYQWMLHQLHKEVSFEERTRLWEEKRDN from the coding sequence ATGGTCGGAGTAGAAATTGATATGGTTATTACAGACAGCTTGAAAGCATTGGAATTATACGAAAAAGTATTTGATATCGAACGTGTTGAGGTTTCAGATTTTCCTAAAGGTGAAAATGAAGTCATTTTTACCCTATATGGAGTACGCTTTCACATGTTGGATGAAAACTCGAAATTCGGGTTGAAAGCACCAAACCCGAATGAACCCAAATCGATTTGGTTTAACATCCTCGTCCCTGACATAAAGGAAACATTTTCAAAGGCAATCAGTGCGGGTTGTGCTGAGGTGCAACCGGTGACTGAATTGCCTGATTACGGAGTGTCAAACGGTATATTTAGAGATGCTTTCGGCTACCAATGGATGCTGCATCAATTGCACAAAGAGGTGAGTTTTGAAGAACGCACACGGCTTTGGGAGGAAAAAAGGGATAATTAA
- a CDS encoding N-acetyltransferase, whose amino-acid sequence MVIIRPECSVEYPAVYNVNLKAFNKYIEPNLVEAIRKSDNYIPELSLVAVINKAVVGHIMFSFLTIETDNGRIPVLGLAPVAVLPEHQNRGIGSALIEHGLKECKKLGFKIVILVGHPNYYPRFGFVPAGSKGLKAPFEVPDEAFMVRELIPRALTNIKGTVIHPPEFGI is encoded by the coding sequence ATGGTTATAATCAGACCTGAATGCTCAGTAGAATATCCCGCAGTTTATAATGTTAATTTAAAGGCATTTAATAAATACATTGAGCCAAACCTGGTTGAAGCAATCAGGAAATCAGACAACTATATTCCTGAATTATCTTTAGTGGCAGTAATTAATAAGGCAGTTGTGGGACATATAATGTTCAGTTTCCTTACTATAGAAACAGATAATGGTCGGATACCTGTGCTTGGACTGGCACCGGTAGCAGTTCTGCCGGAACATCAGAATCGTGGTATTGGTTCTGCTCTTATCGAACACGGTCTGAAGGAATGCAAAAAATTAGGGTTTAAAATTGTGATTTTAGTTGGTCACCCTAATTACTATCCGCGTTTCGGTTTTGTTCCAGCCGGCTCTAAGGGGCTGAAAGCCCCCTTCGAGGTGCCAGATGAAGCATTCATGGTTCGTGAACTTATTCCCAGGGCATTGACGAACATCAAAGGAACAGTTATACATCCACCTGAATTCGGTATCTAA